The following coding sequences are from one Coffea arabica cultivar ET-39 chromosome 11e, Coffea Arabica ET-39 HiFi, whole genome shotgun sequence window:
- the LOC113718001 gene encoding GEM-like protein 4 gives MKNHLSDQVIHISRSSVAYLLGQSTKSILPNSLSDEYPKVEQGDPELLISSKYRFSVKLDNFAKSIREHVRLAPKLTETVKGKLSLGKRILQVGGVEKVFKQLFSVTDCEKLLKASQCYLSTTSGPIAGLLFISTGKVAFCSERSIKIFSPTGKQIRIYYKVSIPLRKIKRASTSQNLKKPSQKYIEVVTEDSFEFWFMGFLNHQKTLKFLQQMMISQGSSLLTDKS, from the exons ATGAAGAACCATCTTTCTGATCAAGTGATCCATATTTCAAGAAGCTCAGTTGCATATTTACTTGGTCAATCCACCAAAAGTATATTGCCCAATAGCCTTTCGGATGAATATCCCAAAGTTGAACAAG GTGATCCAGAGTTATTGATCAGCAGCAAATATAGATTCAGCGTAAAATTGGACAATTTTGCAAAAAGCATCCGAGAGCATG TTAGATTGGCTCCAAAGTTAACAGAGACAGTCAAGGGGAAATTGAGCCTGGGGAAAAGAATTCTTCAAGTAGGTGGTGTGGAGAAGGTCTTCAAGCAGCTTTTCAGTGTTACAGACTGTGAGAAATTGTTGAAGGCTTCTCAGTGCTATTTATCAACAACATCCGGTCCAATTGCAGGGCTACTTTTTATTTCTACTGGTAAAGTTGCTTTCTGCAGTGAAAGatcaattaaaattttttctccAACTGGAAAGCAAATCAGAATCTACTACAAG GTTTCAATCCCATTGAGAAAGATAAAGAGAGCAAGTACAAGTCAGAATTTGAAAAAACCATCACAGAAGTATATAGAAGTAGTTACAGAGGATAGTTTTGAGTTCTGGTTTATGGGATTCTTAAATCATCAAAAGACCTTAAAGTTCCTTCAGCAAATGATGATATCTCAAGGCTCAAGCTTATTAACTGACAAAAGCTAG